The sequence ATCACCGATCAGCCGCTGGTTACGATCGATGCCATTGAATCCAAGGACTTGGATGACGCTGTCGTTGCCTGGAAGATGGACAATGATCACTACCACCTGGGGGTCCACATTGCCGACGTCAGCCACTACGTCAAGCCGGGAACGCCGCTGGACAAGGAGGCCTTCAAGCGGGGGACCTCGGTTTACCTGACCGACCGAGTAGTTCCAATGCTGCCGAAGCGCCTGTCAAATGGGATTTGCTCCCTGAACCCGGGCGAGGACCGGCTGGCAATGAGTTGTGAGATGGAAATCGACGAAAACGGGAAGATCGTTAACCATAAGATTTTCCCAAGCGTGATGCGTTCCCACGCCCGGATGACCTACAAGGCGGTCAACCGGATCCTCGAGGCTCACGACCAGAAGACGATTGACGAGTACAAGGACCTCGTCCCGATGTTTGAAACGATGGGTGAACTCCATCGGATCCTGCTGAAGAACCGGCACCGTCGCGGGGCAATCGACTTTGATGCACCGGAGGCCAAGATCATCGTTGACGACAAGGGTCACACGATTGACATCCAATTGCGGGAACGGGGCCTGGCCGAGCGGATGATTGAGTCATTTATGCTGGCGGCCAATGAAACCGTTGCCGAGCACTACTTCAAGGAGAAGGTGCCCTTCCTCTACCGGATTCACGAAAAGCCGGATGAGGACCGGATCAAGTCCTTCGTTGACTTCCTGAGCGTCTTTGGGATCACCGTCCACGGTGATGTTCACAACGTTAAGCCGAAGATGCTGCAGAACGTTCTGAAGCAGGTTGCGGGCAAGCCCGAGGAACAGATGGTTCAGGTCATGATGCTGCGGAGTATGCAGCAGGCCAAGTACTCCGACGAAGAGGTCGGGCACTTCGGTCTGGGTGCCCCGTACTACACCCACTTCACCTCACCGATTCGGCGTTATCCTGACGACACGGTGCACCGCCTGATCAAGTGGTACCACGAGCACGGCAAGGGTGAAAAGGCCAAGGCTCACTGGCGCGACAAGCTGCCGGTAATCGCCGAGCACACCTCGGTCACCGAACGACGGGGCATTGACACCGAGCGGGACGTCGACAGCATGAAGAAGGCAGAGTACATGGAGGATCACATTGGCGAAACCTTTGACGCCGTGGTCAGCTCCGTGATGAAGTTCGGCCTCTTCGTTGAATTGCCAAACACCGTCGAGGGCCTGATCCATATCAGCGTGATGGATGACGATTACTACGAATACTCCGAAAAGCACATGGCCCTGATCGGCCGCAAGACCCACCGGATTTTCCAGATCGGCCAGCCAATCCAGGTCAAGCTGATCCGGGTAGATAAGGACCTGCGCGAGGTCGACTTCAAGCTGGTTCACCCGGAAAACACGCCAACCACTAAAATTCGGATCCCGCATGATGATCACCGCGGCGGTCGGCGGCGTGGTGGCAATAACCGCGGCCACAATAATAATCGTCGTGACGGCGGGGCCCACAACGGTCACGTCAACAACCGGCAGATCAACCGGGGCCAAAGTCGCCACCACAATAACTCCCGGGATCACCACCAGGAGGGACGGCGGAACCGGCGTCACTAAAATAATGGAGGGATAAAATGGCAAAGAAATCCCAACAAAAGAACAACGATAATTTAATTGCCCAAAATAAAAAGGCCCGCCACGATTACTTCGTGACGGACACCTACGAGGCGGGACTGGTGCTGACCGGGACCGAGATCAAGTCGGTCCGGGCGCACCGGGTCAACCTCAAGGATGGTTTTGCTCAGGTCAGGAATGGCGAGGCCTGGCTGATGAACGTTCACATCAGCGAGTACGACAACGGGACCTACTTCAACCAGGACCCGTTGCGCAATCGCAAGCTGCTCCTGCACAAAAAGGAGATTCACAAGCTGACCGGTGAGCTGCAGAACAAGGGGGTTACCCTGGTTCCGCTGAAGATGTACATCAAGCACGGCTACGCCAAAGTCCTACTGGGGGTTGCCAAGGGGAAGCACCAGTACGACAAGCGCGAGGACATCAAGCGCCGCGAGCAGAACCGTGAGATCGAACGGGTAATGAAACATTATTAATTAAGGACAAATCAAAAAAGGATCAAGCACGAAAAATGCTTGATCCTTTTGCTTTAATATAAAACGTCCGAATGGCTTCGCCGCAGGGTGATACCCATGCCGAGATCACCGCACGTTTGCGGGTTGCGGAAACGGAGCCGACCGGGTTCACGCTGCCCACGGCGGGCCCAGTGGTCGAGAACGCTGGCGACGAGGATCGCCAGCGGCTCCTCCTCCTGGTGCTCAATCGTTAGCTCATGGTAGTAATTAGAGGTTAGTTCGACGGGTTGGATGGAGAAGACCTTGTGACCCCCCTGGAAGACCCGGTAGCGACCGGCGAGTGGCGAGCCAACGATGATCCAATTGAGGCCCCGAATGTAGATCACCTGGCGAACAAAGCCGAGGGACTTGCCGACGGTACCGACCTTTTCCCGGTTAACGTAGAGGGAGAACTTGGGAAGGAGACCGAGCGACTGCTGCTTGACCTCGGCGAGCAATTCTCCGTTAATGGCATAAAGGGAGAGGACGTCGAGGCGCATCCCCCACTTACCAACCAGCAGGTAGCACGACCGTCCCTGGTGGTCGCGGATGACGGTCGTGCCGTGGAGATCCGTGGCGTGATCACGAAGATAAAGTTTGCGCATAATTTCACCACCATTCTGCCTATTCAATAACATTTTACCAGTTTATTGAAGAAATGCCTACTAACAAAGCGTTTTCATTTTGGTGAGCAGAGCCTTAACAGATATGCTAAAATAGGAAACGAGGTGCTGATAGTCATGAAACAACTAATTCATAATGACTGGTGGGGTGTTCTAGAACCACAGTTTGAGAGTGCATATTATGCGCAGCTACGCCAGTTCCTGAAGGAAGAATATTCGCATTACACGGTTTATCCGGAGATGCACCACATCTTTGAGGCCTTCGAGTGGACGCCGTTTCATAAGGTTAAGGTCGTTATTCTCGGCCAAGATCCTTATCATGGTCCCCACCAGGCCCACGGCTGCAGCTTTTCAGTGCTGCCCGGGGTACCGGTGCCGCCGTCTTTGCAGAATATTTATAAGGAATTGCAGAGCGATGTTGGCTGCACGCCCGTTAACCACGGCTACCTGAAGAAGTGGGCTGACCAGGGAGTGCTGCTTTTGAACTCGGTTCTGACGGTCCGCGATGGCCAGGCCTTTTCCCATAAGGGTCACGGTTGGGAGCAGCTGACGGATGCGGCGATCCATGCCTTGTCCGAGCGCCCTAAGCCGGTGATCTTCATCCTGTGGGGACGGGCCGCGCGGGACAAGAAGAAGCTGATCAACCTGAACACCAACATTGTTCTCGAATCGGCACACCCGAGTCCGCTCTCGGCTAACCGGGGATTCTTTGGCTCCCGGCCATTTTCCAAGACCAACGAAGCACTTCAGGCAATGGGAGAAAAGCCAATTGATTGGCAACTACCGGCCCAGCCAGTTGTTGACGAGCGAGTAGCAAACTAGGATTGTAGATACTTAACGATCACTAGAGGAGGTTTGCATAATGGAATTATTTGATGAAATTGCGGCAAAGGTCAAGGGACAAAACAAGACGATTGTGTTCCCAGAAGGTGAAGATAAGCGGGTTCTGGGCGCTGCCATCCGCCTGCAAAACGACGGCCTGGTAAAGCCAATCCTGCTGGGTACCCGTGCTGACATTGAAAAGACCGCTAGCGACAACGGCTTTGACATCAGTGGCCTGGAAATCATCGACCCAGCCGAATACCCAGAGGCTGACAAGAAGGCCATGTTTGATTCCCTCCTGGAACGGCGGAAGGGCAAGAACACGCCGGAACAGGTTACGGAAATGCTCAAGGACGTCTCCTACTTCGGGACGATGCTGGTCTACATGGGCAAGGCCGACGGAATGGTTTCCGGTGCCGTTCACTCCACTGGTTCAACCGTTCGTCCGGCACTCCAGATCGTTAAGACCAAGCCAGGTGCACGGCGGATCAGCGGGGCCTTCCTGATGCTCAAGGGCGACCAGCGCTACGTCTTCGCTGACTGTGCAATTAACATCGAATTGGACGCACCAACGATGGCCGAGGTGGCCGTTCAGAGTGCCGAAACCGCAAAGCTCTTCGGCATTGATCCAAAGGTTGCCCTGCTGAGCTTCTCTACCAAGGGCTCTGCTAAGGGTGACATGGTTACCAAGGTTGCCGACGCCACTGCTAAGGTGCACGAAATGGCTCCTGACCTGCCAGCCGATGGTGAGCTGCAGTTTGATGCCGCCTTTGTTCCAGAGGTTGGTGCACTGAAGGCTCCGGGCTCCAAGGTTGCCGGTCACGCCAACGTCTTCATCTTCCCAAGCCTGGAAGCAGGGAACATTGGCTACAAGATTGCTCAACGGTTTGGTGGCTTCACCGCCGTTGGTCCAATCTTGCAGGGCCTGAACGCTCCAATTGCCGACCTGTCACGGGGTTGCAATGAGGACGACGTTTACAAGGTTGCCATGATCACGGCTGCCCAAACACTGTAAATTAAAGATTGAAATTAAAACGGGATCCCGGTGTCAGATGGACGGTGGGATCCCATTTCTTAATTAAGGGGGTGGCGACAATCAAACGGTGGCTGATTTTAGGAATCATCATTATCGGTGGTGGCCTGTTGGCACTGACCGGGATTGCCCAAGCCAATGGTCGGGAGGCGGTCGAATCCGCCCTGCAGGAAAATCTGACCCAGGTTCGCACTTATGCCGACAGTGACCCGGGCAACTACGGCTATGCCAAGTACATTCGGCGCATTCATTACCGCGGCGGCAACCGGTGTACGATCCAGGTGAGCCCAGAGTTTAAGGGCCTGTCCGCGGCGGATCGTACTAGCGTCATCAATCAGACCCAAGCGCTGGCCAAGATGGTCCTGGTCGATCAGGGAGCCCGGACGAAAAAGCAGGTGCGCGCGGGACTGGTGGTCACGATCCGGGCTGGTCGTCAGACGCTGGGCCGCTCGCGCCCCAGTCAGCACTATCATTATTCCTGGACTCATTGAGCGGTCGGCTTTGTCATCTGGGGCCCGGTAAGTTAAAATAGGGGCAGATTGATTATTCGAGGTGCACACAATGCAAAAATTAACCTTAACCAGCCGGGACGAGACGATCGCCCTGGGTGAAAAGATTGGCCGCCTGCTCAAGGCTGGCGACGTCCTGGTCCTGGATGGTGATCTGGGTGCCGGCAAGACGACCTTTACCAAGGGCCTGGCGAAGGGACTGGACATTCCCGACCTGATCAAGAGCCCGACCTTCACGATCATTCGGGAGTATCAGGATGGCCGCCTGCCGCTCTACCACATGGATGCCTACCGGCTGGAAAACGGTGGGGCCGAGGACCTGGGGCTAGAAGAATACTTTGACAGCGACGGGGTTAGCGTCGTCGAGTGGGCCCAGTTCGTGGAAGACGAGCTGCCGGCCGATTTCTTGGCCATCCACTTCAAGCGGACGGACGACGAAAACACCCGGGTGCTGGAATTTGAACCGCATGGTGAACACTTCACTGCCCTGGTCGCTCAGGTGGCGAACTGATGGCAGATGAGGTAGAAATCAAGCTGGCAACGGGTGATGACGCGCCCCAGGTACTAAAGTTTTTGCGGCAAGCGGCGACCGAGAGTGACGCCGTGACGGTGCCCCATCTTGCCCAAGTCACCGTTGACCAGGAAAAGCAAAACATCGACCTGATCAACCAGTTCGACGACTGCGTGATCATGCTCGCGATGCTGGGCGAGGAGATCCTGGGGATTGTCACGGTGATGGTGCTGGAGTCCCAACCCACGGCGGGGGAGCTCGGCGTGGTGGTTGCCAAAAAGTATTGGCGCAACGGAATCGGTCGGCTCCTGGTCGAGGAGGCCGAATACTGGTTTGACAATTACAGCAGCCTTGAGTCGCTGGTGCTGACGGTTTTCACTACCAACACGCCGGCAATTAAGCTTTACCAGGGCTGTCACTTTGTCCAGACCGGCACGACGACTGAGGAGGGCCGCCCAGCCCTAGTGATGGAATATCGGCCAGCTGAATAGCAAAAAAGCTTCGGGAAGCAAGATTCCTGAAGCTTTTTGATTTCTTAGCCAAACATCTTGATGAAAGGCTTGATTTTTTGGTCGCCGAAATGCTGGTCCTGGTAGAGTAGAATGTTGGCGCAGGCTTGGGCATCGTCAAGGGCGTTGTGGTGGTGATGAAGGTCAATGTTGAGGGCGTCGCAAACCGTGTTGAGCTTGTAGTTGGCAAGGCCGGGAATCAGCTGCCGGCTGGAGCGGACCGTGTCCAGGGTCTGGTAGGCCGGTGGCTCGATCCCGTAGTGCTCCAGGGTGCTCTTTAAGACATTGTTGTCGAAGCGGTTGTTGTGGGCAATTACTAGCTTGTCGGGCGTGTAGAAGGATTTGATGTGTTCCCAGACGGCCGGGAAATCAGGCGCATCCTGGACGTCTCTTTCGTGAATTCCGTGGATCTGGACGTTACGCCAGAAGAAGTCGGTGTGGGGGTTGATCAGGGTGTAGAACTCGTCGGCAATTTGGCTATCGCGGACGATCGTCAGGGCCAGTGAGCAGGCACTGTAACGCTTGCCGCTGGCGGTTTCAAAATCCATCGCGATGAAGTTCATGAAGCTGCCACCTTTCATTTTGTTATTATCACTATTCTAGCGGGCTTCGATCGTTTTCGCAAAAGTTCTGCAGAAATCATGATACAATTAGGGGCAGAGTCAAAATTATGGATAAGAAAAGGAAGGCTTACTGAATGGCTAACTTAATGAATGAATTTCCGGAGATTGATATCAAGCAGGACGAACCCTTAATGAACTACACCTACACGCGCACGGGGGGACCGGCGGACTGGCTGGCCTTCCCAGAAAGCGTCGACCAGGTCAAGCAGCTGGTTGACTACGTGCGTGAACACCAGATGCCGCTGACGGTCTTGGGGAACGCCAGCAACCTGATCGTCCGCGACGGGGGAATCGATGGCTTGACGATCATCCTGACCCGGCTGAACAAGATCACGGTCAAGGACAACCAGGTGACCGCCCAGGCCGGAGCTTCCTACATTGACACGACGATTGCCGCCCGGGACCACAGTCTGACCGGCTTGGAATTTGCGGCCGGCATTCCCGGCAGTATCGGTGGGGCGGTCTTCATGAATGCTGGGGCCTACGGTGGTGAGACCCAGTTCGTGGTCACCGACGCAACGGTAATGCTGCCGGACGGGACGATCAAGCATTATGATAACCAGGGCTTGGACTTTGGCTACCGGCACAGCAGCGTCCAGGACAATCACGGGGTGGTATTAGACGCCACCTTCACCCTGAAACCGGGTAATTATGATGAAATCAAGGCCAAGATGGACGACCTCAACGAACGGCGGGCCGCCAAGCAGCCGCTGGATCTGCCATCCTGCGGGAGTGTCTTTAAGCGGCCCAAGGGCTACTTTGCGGGTAAGCTGATTCACGATGCTGGCCTGCAGGGCTACACGCACGGTGGGGCCCAGGTTTCCACCAAGCACGCTGGCTTTATCGTCAACATCGATCACGGCACGGCCAGCGACTACCTGGCAGTGATTCACCACGTCCAGGAGACCGTTAAGGCCAAGTTCGGCGTCGACCTTGAGACTGAGGTTCGGATTATCGGTCGGAATTAAAAAAATTTAAAGTGGGGCTCCGGCTGATCAGACCGGGCCCCATTTTAGCTTAGCTTTATAAAACGTTTTACGTTTTGGCCCCTTAGGCTTTGTAATCGTTTTATGGGTATGCTAGAATAAATACTGTTAAGAATTCGGTTAAATAAGGAGGCTCAAAACATGAGCAAAAAAGTAGTTGTATTAGGTAGCATCAATGTTGACACGACGTACCACGTTGACCGTTTCCCACAACCAGGCGAGACGATCTCTGCTAAGAGCAAGAGCTCGGCCCCGGGTGGCAAGGGCGCTAACCAGGCCGTTGCGGCGGCTCGTTCTGGCGCCAAGACTTTCTTCATCGGTGCGGTTGGCTCCGACAGCGAAGGTCAGTACATGCTTGAGGCCTTAAAGGATAACGACGTTGATGTTCATCACATCACGGTTGACAAGTACCACGGGACCGGCTCCGCTGCCGTGACCCTGGACGCGGAAGGGCAAAACGACATCATGATTTATGGTGGTGCCAACCAGGCAATGACGCCCGACCTGGTCAACGACATTGACGATGTTCTGGATGGCGCTGACTTCCTGATCAGCCAGTTCGAAACCCCACAGGATGTCACCCTGGCGGCATTTAAGAAGGCAAAGGGACACAACGTTACCACGATCCTGAACCCGGCACCGGCTCACGACATTCTGCCGGAACTGCTGAAGTACACTGACGTGATCGCACCGAACGAAAGTGAATGTGCCCTTTTGACGGGGATTGCAATCACCGACGAAGATTCGATGCTCAAGAGCGCTGACTACTTCCGCAAGCAAGGGGTTAAGCACCTGCTGATCACCCTGGGATCCAAGGGGGTCTTCTACTCCTGCCCAGGCGACAAGTACGGTCTGGTGCCAGCATTTAAGGTTCACGCCGTTGATACCACGGCGGCCGGTGACACCTTCATCGGGGCCCTTTCATCTCAGTTGGAAGACGACCTGTCCAACGTGGCGGACGCTCTGGTTTACGCCCAGCGTGCTTCCAGCCTGACAGTTCAGGGGATGGGGGCAATGCCATCAATCCCAACGGCTGACAAGGTTAAGGCTGCCCTGGCAGAAAAGTAACTTAGATCAAAAAAAGAAGCTCATTTCCGTTTGGAAGTGGGCTTTTTTATTATTTATAGGCTTGGCAGATTTTGATGAACCAATAAACGACCAGTTGAAGGACGGTCATGATCGCGGCGAAGACTAGCATCTTGGGTTGCCAGATTCCCCAGAGTTGACGGAAGAACCAAGACGGGGTGAAGAGCAGGTAGATGGAATGCAGCCGCAGAAAACGGCCGATGTAGATGCCGACGCTGGCCAGGAAGGTGAAAATGATGATCCAGACAAAGCGCAGCCAGGAGTGGTGCGGCGTGGTCAGGTTCGTCAACTGGCGGGCGACCCGCTCCATGGTGATGGTGCCGATCAAAAGACAGCTGAGCGCACAGATCATCATGATGGCAAAGACCAGCCAGATGTAGGGATCGGAGCGCAAAATGCCGTTGATGCTGGTGTGGGGATGAAGCCAGGAGAGGTGGAAGAGGTCGGTCATCACGTAGGGAGCGTTGGGATAGAAGGCCAGCCAGATGAGGAGCAGGAGCCAAAAGGCCAGTGCCCGCCGATCGTTGAAGCGGTGCATCTGGAAGCTGAGCTCGATGGGGACGTAGCCGAGAAAAGTATTCAGTGCCATGAAGTCGTAGGGGGATTTCATGAACAGTTTCAAAAGGATGATTAGGACCCAGAAGAAGAGGCGGATCTGCCAGGTCGGTGAGAGACGCTTAACCATCGCCATACCCCCTTAAATAAGAATTAATCATGACAATCATATCAAATATTTGTGAATTTAGTGTGGCGCTTTCGCCAAATGCAAAAAATGATATAATATGATCGTGAATTTAGAGGATGGTGAATGCGATGCAGTCTATAACTTCGCTTTTGACATGGCAAAATCTGGTTCACCTCATTGATATTTTGGTCATTTGGTTCTTGATCTATGAACTGCTGATCCTGATTCGCGGGACGCGGGCTGTCCAGCTCTTTCGTGGAATCCTGATCATCATCTTGGTCAAGGTCATCTCCTGGTATGCGGGCCTCAGTACCGTTTCCTGGGTGATGGACCAGATCCTCAATTGGGGTGTCATTGCCATCGTGATCATCTTCCAACCCGAAATCCGCCGGGGGCTGGAGCATCTGGGGCGTGGGACCTTCCTGAGCCACAACCAGTCGACCAACGAAACCGAGGAGGAAATGATCAAGCAGCTTGATAGTGCGATTCAGTACATGTCGAAGCGGCGAATCGGTGCCCTGATCAGTATTCAGATGAAGACGGGGCTTGAAGAGTACATTGAAACGGGGATTCCGCTCGATGCGGATATTTCCGGCGCCCTGTTGATCAACACGTTTATTCCGAACACGCCGCTGCACGATGGGGCTGTGATTATCAAGAATAACCGGATTGCGGTGGCGGCGGCCTACCTGCCCCTGTCCGACAGCAAGCTGATCCCCAAGGAACTGGGGACCCGGCACCGGGCGGCGGTCGGGATCAGTGAGGTCACGGATGCGGTCACGATCGTGATTTCCGAGGAAACGGGCGAGGTCTCGATCACTAAGGACAACGAATTGATCCGCAACATGTCGCAGAACGATTACCTGAAGTTCCTGCGATCGCAGCTGTGCACGCACGAACCAGCTCACGAGAGCGTTCTGACGCGAATCTTCTCGCTTTTTGTAGGACATGGAGGTGGCCGGCATGGACAACAATAAGGGCTTTTTCAGCCGTAAGTGGGTGCTGCGACTTTCCTCGTTAATTCTGGCCATCATGCTTTTTGCCTACGTTAACGGCAGCAAGAGTGGCTTTTTGCGCCAGACGACCCGGGGCAGCAACAACAGCGCCCTGATGTCGAACAAGTCGGCCACGATCAAAATGCCCTTGGACATCACGATCGATAATTCCAAGTACGTGGTGACGGGTTATCCGCAGTACGTCAAAGTCAAAATCACGGGACCGTCCGCTCTGGTAACCACCACTACCAACACGCAGAACTTCAAGGTTTACGTCAACCTCGGCAAGCTGGGGCCGGGCAAGCACCAGGTGCCAATTAAGACCAGTGGCCTGAACTCGGAGCTCAAAGCGACGGTAGTGCCGAAGGATATCAACGTCCGAATCCAGCAGCGGCGCACGGTCAATATGAAGGTCACGGTCCGGGTCAACTCGCGGAACCTGGCCGATGGCTATCAGGTTGGTCGGGCCCGGGCGGACGTCAGCAACGTTCAGGTCACCGGGGCTCAGGATCAAGTTTCACGGGTAAGCCGGGTGGTTGCCTATGTCGTTGTGCCGCGGGATGCGAAGAGCACTCTGGAGCGGCAGGTGACCCTCCAAGCCCTCGATAAGAACGGCCAAATCTTGAACGTCTCGATCGTTCCGACGACCACCAACGTTACCGTACCGATCAATTCAAAGAACGGTGACGATGACAGCTCGAGCAGCAGTTCGTCGGGGACGGATGACGAGTCCGCATCCAATTCCTCTAGCGGGAAAAAGGTGCAAACTGGCTCATCAAGTAGTAGCATAGGTAATAATACGAATGACAACACGAGCTCGACCGAATCGAGCAGCAGTCAGTCTTGATAAATAAGGAGTATATGATGAAACTGAAATATTTTGGTACCGATGGTGTTCGGGGAGTTGCAAATAAAGATTTGAGTCCGGAACTGGCCTTTCGGGTTGGCCGTGCGGGAGGCTACGTTTTGACGCGTCACTCAGAACGCAAGCAGCCCCAGGTATTAGTAGCCCGGGATACGCGGATTTCCGGCCAGATGTTGGAAAACGCCCTGATTGCCGGGCTTCTCTCCGTCGGCATTGAGGTTCTGCGGCTCGGCGTTGTGACGACGCCCGGGGTTGCCTACCTGGTTCGGGCCCAGGAAGCCGATGCCGGAGTGATGATCACGGCGAGTCACAACCCGATTAAGTACAACGGGATTAAGTACTTCGGGGGCAACGGCTTCAAGCTGTCCGACGACCTGGAATACGAAATCGAGCAGTTGCTGGATGCCAACACGGACGAGCTGCCACGGCCATCGGATAAGGGCCTCGGGACGGTGGCCGATTACCACGAAGGAGCGTTGAAGTACACCTCCTTCCTTGAGCAGACGGTTTCGACCGACCTGTCCGGCTTAAAGATCGTAGTAGACGCCGCTAACGGTGCCACCAGTGCCTTTGTCTCCAACCTCTTCGCCGACATGAACGTCGACTTTACCGCCATCAATGCCAAGCCGGATGGCCTGAACACCAACCTTCACTGTGGTTCGACCCACCCAGAAGGACTGCAGAAGGCGGTTGTTGAAAACGGCGCCGATCTTGGGGTGGCCTTCGACGGTGACGGTGACCGTTGCATTGCCGTCGACAGCGAAGGAAACATCGTTGATGGTGACAAGATCATGTACATCTGCGGCAAGTACCTGGACGCCAAGGGCATGCTGAAGAAGGACACGGTGGTAACGACTGTGATGAGCAACCTGGGGATGTACAAGGCCCTGGAGGCTCACGGCATGAAGAGCGTTAAGACGAAGGTCGGTGACCGCTACGTTGTCGAAGAAATGCTGAAGAACGGCTACAACCTGGGTGGTGAACAGTCCGGGCACATCATCTTCCTCGACCACAACACGACCGGGGATGGGATGTTGACCTCCCTGCAATTGCTGTCGGTTGTCAAGGAAAGTGGCAAGAGCCTGAAGGAACTGGCCAGCGATGTGCAGACCTACCCACAGGAGCTGTTGAACATCAAGGTTGCGGACAAGGCTGCCGCAATGGACAATCCAAAGCTGAAGCAGGTGATTGCGACGGTCGAGGAAAAGATGCACGGCGACGGTCGGGTTCTGGTTCGGCCGAGCGGGACGGAACCGCTGCTGCGGATCATGGCCGAGGCCCCGACGCCGGAGCTCGTTCACCAATATGTTGAAGAAATTGGTGATGTTGCCCGCGCCGAGCTAGAAGTTAAGTAGTAAAAAGAAACTAAAACTGGTTTGCTTTACGAAAAGTGAACCAGTTTTATTTTTTGCCTATTTTTTTGACCTAGACCAATGCAGGGCCTTTAATTGACATGGACCGCCGAAACTTGTATCATACATATATGTTGTAGCAGACCATTAG comes from Limosilactobacillus sp. and encodes:
- the rnr gene encoding ribonuclease R yields the protein MNNKADLAEQILKYLRDNAGVSYSAERIAYHFGMDNGDQFTPVVQTLAKLEREKKVQVTDRGEFEAIIKQEPLVGTFHGNDKGFGFVDYDPDLPDMYINPDHTMHALNGDQVAVKVLRPGKPGSDQGPEGQVTEIVEHNYERVVGEFKQETIGNYIGEILLKDKKLNTYRFFVSDQGLKPLDGQVVTATVATYPDDESPKILTGAVTEVIGDKDEPGIDIMSVIYAHDVPHEFPQEAIDQANKIPMHVLPEERKGRKDITDQPLVTIDAIESKDLDDAVVAWKMDNDHYHLGVHIADVSHYVKPGTPLDKEAFKRGTSVYLTDRVVPMLPKRLSNGICSLNPGEDRLAMSCEMEIDENGKIVNHKIFPSVMRSHARMTYKAVNRILEAHDQKTIDEYKDLVPMFETMGELHRILLKNRHRRGAIDFDAPEAKIIVDDKGHTIDIQLRERGLAERMIESFMLAANETVAEHYFKEKVPFLYRIHEKPDEDRIKSFVDFLSVFGITVHGDVHNVKPKMLQNVLKQVAGKPEEQMVQVMMLRSMQQAKYSDEEVGHFGLGAPYYTHFTSPIRRYPDDTVHRLIKWYHEHGKGEKAKAHWRDKLPVIAEHTSVTERRGIDTERDVDSMKKAEYMEDHIGETFDAVVSSVMKFGLFVELPNTVEGLIHISVMDDDYYEYSEKHMALIGRKTHRIFQIGQPIQVKLIRVDKDLREVDFKLVHPENTPTTKIRIPHDDHRGGRRRGGNNRGHNNNRRDGGAHNGHVNNRQINRGQSRHHNNSRDHHQEGRRNRRH
- the smpB gene encoding SsrA-binding protein SmpB, coding for MAKKSQQKNNDNLIAQNKKARHDYFVTDTYEAGLVLTGTEIKSVRAHRVNLKDGFAQVRNGEAWLMNVHISEYDNGTYFNQDPLRNRKLLLHKKEIHKLTGELQNKGVTLVPLKMYIKHGYAKVLLGVAKGKHQYDKREDIKRREQNREIERVMKHY
- a CDS encoding LURP-one-related/scramblase family protein; the protein is MRKLYLRDHATDLHGTTVIRDHQGRSCYLLVGKWGMRLDVLSLYAINGELLAEVKQQSLGLLPKFSLYVNREKVGTVGKSLGFVRQVIYIRGLNWIIVGSPLAGRYRVFQGGHKVFSIQPVELTSNYYHELTIEHQEEEPLAILVASVLDHWARRGQREPGRLRFRNPQTCGDLGMGITLRRSHSDVLY
- a CDS encoding uracil-DNA glycosylase translates to MKQLIHNDWWGVLEPQFESAYYAQLRQFLKEEYSHYTVYPEMHHIFEAFEWTPFHKVKVVILGQDPYHGPHQAHGCSFSVLPGVPVPPSLQNIYKELQSDVGCTPVNHGYLKKWADQGVLLLNSVLTVRDGQAFSHKGHGWEQLTDAAIHALSERPKPVIFILWGRAARDKKKLINLNTNIVLESAHPSPLSANRGFFGSRPFSKTNEALQAMGEKPIDWQLPAQPVVDERVAN
- the pta gene encoding phosphate acetyltransferase, whose translation is MELFDEIAAKVKGQNKTIVFPEGEDKRVLGAAIRLQNDGLVKPILLGTRADIEKTASDNGFDISGLEIIDPAEYPEADKKAMFDSLLERRKGKNTPEQVTEMLKDVSYFGTMLVYMGKADGMVSGAVHSTGSTVRPALQIVKTKPGARRISGAFLMLKGDQRYVFADCAINIELDAPTMAEVAVQSAETAKLFGIDPKVALLSFSTKGSAKGDMVTKVADATAKVHEMAPDLPADGELQFDAAFVPEVGALKAPGSKVAGHANVFIFPSLEAGNIGYKIAQRFGGFTAVGPILQGLNAPIADLSRGCNEDDVYKVAMITAAQTL
- the tsaE gene encoding tRNA (adenosine(37)-N6)-threonylcarbamoyltransferase complex ATPase subunit type 1 TsaE, which gives rise to MQKLTLTSRDETIALGEKIGRLLKAGDVLVLDGDLGAGKTTFTKGLAKGLDIPDLIKSPTFTIIREYQDGRLPLYHMDAYRLENGGAEDLGLEEYFDSDGVSVVEWAQFVEDELPADFLAIHFKRTDDENTRVLEFEPHGEHFTALVAQVAN
- a CDS encoding GNAT family N-acetyltransferase — its product is MADEVEIKLATGDDAPQVLKFLRQAATESDAVTVPHLAQVTVDQEKQNIDLINQFDDCVIMLAMLGEEILGIVTVMVLESQPTAGELGVVVAKKYWRNGIGRLLVEEAEYWFDNYSSLESLVLTVFTTNTPAIKLYQGCHFVQTGTTTEEGRPALVMEYRPAE
- a CDS encoding 3'-5' exonuclease, whose translation is MNFIAMDFETASGKRYSACSLALTIVRDSQIADEFYTLINPHTDFFWRNVQIHGIHERDVQDAPDFPAVWEHIKSFYTPDKLVIAHNNRFDNNVLKSTLEHYGIEPPAYQTLDTVRSSRQLIPGLANYKLNTVCDALNIDLHHHHNALDDAQACANILLYQDQHFGDQKIKPFIKMFG
- the murB gene encoding UDP-N-acetylmuramate dehydrogenase yields the protein MANLMNEFPEIDIKQDEPLMNYTYTRTGGPADWLAFPESVDQVKQLVDYVREHQMPLTVLGNASNLIVRDGGIDGLTIILTRLNKITVKDNQVTAQAGASYIDTTIAARDHSLTGLEFAAGIPGSIGGAVFMNAGAYGGETQFVVTDATVMLPDGTIKHYDNQGLDFGYRHSSVQDNHGVVLDATFTLKPGNYDEIKAKMDDLNERRAAKQPLDLPSCGSVFKRPKGYFAGKLIHDAGLQGYTHGGAQVSTKHAGFIVNIDHGTASDYLAVIHHVQETVKAKFGVDLETEVRIIGRN